In Solanum lycopersicum chromosome 3, SLM_r2.1, the genomic stretch aagagaaccacctctaccattctgtgcaccacccctagctggaggttgtgcagccctggaagtcgaagcctgagaaccctgatgtaagccaccacgtctggtcctagggcagtctctcacaaagtgtcccatatcaccacactcaaaACAGCCCCTACGAGACGCAGACTGGTGAGAGGACCCTGATTGACTAGAATTCCCTCCCCGAACCATAGGCCTAGAAGATGAACCCTGTGAAGTATCCACTGAGCTCGAAGAACTATGCCTAGTGTAACCAACCTCAGTCGCAGGTATAACAGCATGAATGGGTCTACTGGACTGAGAGTGATAATCTCTCCCTACATAACCTCGACTCCTAGGCGGAGCACCACCAAAATCACCTGAACAACGGGTTCTCTTTCCCTCACACTACTCAAATCCCTCAcgtcgaatcatctccaactccttagcagcatcCATCACTTTCTGGAATGGAACACCAGAAGAAGCAACTTGAGAAACTCCTAGACGAATCGGAATA encodes the following:
- the LOC138347805 gene encoding cold shock domain-containing protein 3-like isoform X1, whose protein sequence is MVRGGNSSQSGSSHQSASRRGCFECGDMGHFVRDCPRTRRGGLHQGSQASTSRAAQPPARGGAQNGRGGSLSGRGGGRGGSQSDGGRSHYYAFQGRPEAEASDAVITDGMVHQRRQGVYW